From the Chanos chanos chromosome 7, fChaCha1.1, whole genome shotgun sequence genome, the window TGGGCGATGGTGCCCATGATGATGAGCGAATGTACATCAGCATCCTGCCAACGGTGCGACTCGGAGAGTTCACGTTAACAGCGCAGCCAGAGATCACGGGGGCGTTTGATTACGTGTGGTACCAGAGTCTGTACACCCGCGAGACTGCCCTGCTGGCAAGCCTCGATCAAGAGGCcgcagggtcagaggtcaggaggAAGTGCCTGAAAACGCTCAAAGCCGTGTGCAGGAACTGCCCCGCCCTCCGAAAACTCACCGGGAGTCACCTTAGCAACGTAATCCTGCACCTCTGTGAGAAGgaatctgattggtcagaggcTGCCTTCGTGGATAGGTTCCAGCAAGCAATCACAGAGCTGATTGGTTATTTGGAGATAGGAAGCCTGCCCAGTTATTTTAAACCAGCTGTCAACCTGCTACACGGCTTCACTGAGGACGATATAGATGAGATGGGTTTCATGCTATACTGTGCTGTGACAGAGCCAGAAATATTACTCATATGAGGCTGTATGaatacatgtgtacacacacacatacacacatacacaaacatacccaGAGGCAAAATGTCTCCAGTTTAAACCAGCGCTTCACACCAGTATGCGCCCACTGTCTGGTGTATGTTCTGACATATAGAGACACATTGTCCAGTGTGTCAAAGAAAAgactcatacactctctctctctctctctctctctctctctctctctctctctctctctctctctctctctctctctctctctgctgggatGAGTGACTGCTTTTTCCTCATAGTTTGACATAATTGTCCTTGTTTccttaataaatatattttgtgttgtggaggtgAGTACAAACACTATATAGCTACAGTGAGTGATGTAACTGATATATTTTCAACTATGCAGCACTAAAAGTACAAATGTCTGCCTcagtatatatttttataaagtCATATTTCCTCAGAATACCTCCTGGCTTTGGAGTAAGGGGTGGAGTGGGGTACAGACATGGTCTTTCATTCATGTTACCTTGCTGAACTTAGTTGTGAATGAAAATCCACGCTGATGTTGCATGAAGCCACATCGGTATGTTTGAATTAAATTCTGATTTCTTAAAGACAGACAACGTAGATGGTGTAAAACCTGAAAGTGATGACACTGAGGATCACTCTGGTGCATGTTGAGGCGCTAAACTGAATGTGCATTTCGCTTTGAAAAACATCAGAGCGTTAAAGTTGGAACAGAGCTGAAGTGCAGTGGTTTACCCAAAGTAATAAATGTGTTGACACAAGTTACTTTTTTTGCctttatatttgattttttttcccctttgcagATATTAACTCTTATCAACAAAATAGGAGTATTTGTAGGGAAATTAAGTTGTGTTTTTGggtcatattttgtttttttaaaattgtgccTGTGCATGTAGAATCATTCTTGAGTGAAAGCATTACTGAGCACTTACAAAACATAATAAGCttggaaataaaataaattattccGCTCTGTAAGGTGGGTACGTCGGCAAATAAACgaatataaacaataaaagtttatttgttttacgtGTGGGGTTCTAAGAAGTGGGAAACGGTTCTTCATATAATTAGGTTAATAAGTAATAAGTTTTATGGACCTGTCTTTAAAGGCTTAGTACTTTCTGAAGTACAAGTTAATAACTATTCAGCTGTTTCTTTACAGGAGTTGGAATCTAATTAGTTCTTCGTGAATGAAACAGTTTTGCTGTGATAGGACTTGGTgcgacaaaacaaacaaacattaatacTACTTATAGGGTAAATACCATCATGCGGTGAGGAGTGTTTTGCAGTCATTCTTTAATTCATTCGTTTTAATATGTCGACTCCGAGCAACGCGAGTCCACGTCTCATGTATTCCACAACTCAGAGTACATAACTTTATTCTAACAGTTAAAAACACTTTCGATTTTCATATATCACTGAAAAGCCCACGGTAGTCCGAATTCTGAAAGCACATAATTTGTCAACGCTCCTCTGGTGTGCTTTGCACTCAGATTGAACTTTGCTCAGAGTTAAGCGGAAACTTTCAGTCGACTTCGCGTGGGGGCACGCCCCAtccacaacactgtcacatgGCTTGCAATGGACGGCGTCGCTTATATTACGGGGCAGCGACGTGACAAAGCAGAACTAGTTGTTCTCTCGCGCCTGTGTATAATCAATCGTAATGTGATCATGTCAGGCCAAGCTAAGCTTTATTCTGTGATTCTCCGCCCTTTCGTTTCCTGGTAGTACGAGTCAACATCCACTACAGACTTTCACTTCTACTACAAGGTTTCTGACAGTCGATGCCGGTCACTGGATTCCAGACCAGACCAACGGTAACCGGTAgaactatttttattttgtattgctTAAATGTGTACCCAACGACTTTCAATACAACGTTTAGTTTTATAGATGTCTAAGAATGCAAAACAGCTTTGTTGCGTATAGCTGGATGTCCAGGCAATACTGCTTGAAGACCGAGCGGCTTTCACTTTGTTTACGGTTCACTATGCAGTGTGCAAGCTGACTCGCTCGGTACGTAATAAGCTTGACCAGCTGAGCGCGGGAGAGTGGGCACTCAACAATGACTGAGTAAAAGTGCCGGTTCAGCCCGCACTGCGTCTTGTCAGCACAATGTTTACTTCTCCGGACTTGTTGGCGTTCACCAAAGAGGATGAGTTAAGGGAAGCGCCTTCTGACCAATGCGCCGTTCCTGACGAATTGTCTGTGCCGCTTTTCCCATATTCCGGTGACGCTACGCCTTGGTCTAAGACATCCAGCACAAAATTTCACAAAGATTTCATCCTCGTTTCGGAATTTTCGGAGCAGGTGGGTCCACAGCCGCTGCTAACAATTCCCCCTGGAGCGAAAGCATGCGGTTCTTTTGACCTGAATAACTTTTCTCTCAGAATCATGTCTGTAGACTATCAGGCCTCTTCCTCAAGTCCAGGTGGCTGCAGCAACCCCAAACTGAATTTTATTGAGGACTCGAAAGTGGTTTTGGCTGACTCTAAAGATGGAGCGTATGCATATGTGCACTATCTGACACTGTATGACCTGGAGGCACGAGGTTTTGTACGCCCACTTTGCCTTGCCTATGTCTCCTCTGATGAGGGCAAAATCATGCAGCAGTTCCCCCGTCTCTGTGTTGAATTCTCCAAAGCTTCTGAGTGTCTGAAGACAGGAAACCGAAAGAACTTCGCCAATGAACTGGAGAAAAAACTCAGAGACCTAGAGTACACTAGGACGATACTGCTGAAAGAGTTAGAGGAGGACAGTTTCAAGGGCAGAGCAGAGAgccagggagagggagaggactTGACAGTGAACAACAAGTCAGtgctggaaagaaaaaaagaggaagagaagcaaAGCAATGGATCATGCGCTAttagagaagaagaggaaacaaaaaacacaatgggGCTGTCAGGAGCACTAGAtccaggaaaaacagagaacacatcagcattagagagagagaatgcgttGAATATAACGACAGACTTgctgggagagggagaagaagggCGAGAAAGAGACGGATCCAAACTAAGTAACAtgagagaagaaggaaagaagacaGGACCAGAGGATGAAAAGCAGAATATGGGCTGTCCTGCTGTCCAGAGTGCAAAGAGAGGTGATGAGCTAGTGTGTGTGGATAAAGCCATTCGTGAACATAAAGGCCTTCTGAGGCAGGTGACTTCTTATccaaacagaaaactcaaaGACCCAGAGTTTTTGCCGTATGAGTCAGATGATTCCTCACACTCTTTTGAGGTAAACATATTGTCTCAGGGACCTGAGGCTCAGTTCCATAGTCTTTCAAATGACTTCACGTCTATCAGCCTGTTTTCACACACCCCGCAGGTGGTGAGCTGCACAGCGTCCAAACGTTTTGACAAACAGCTGAAAACCCTCCAGGAATTGTGCGATGAGTATTTTCATGAACAGGCACTTGAGCAGCTGCGTTCCATAGAGAAGCATTTCCGTGGAGATGCCTGCCACCTTCACGTGCGCCAGCTCTGCCAAAGCCTACTCCAAAACCTCAAAACCACGAATTTCTTGTTTGAAGACCCTTGTGAtgtagaggaggaagaggattaCACAGGGATGCTGTTTGACAGGGGTGGAGCCAAACCTGTCTGcccgtcactctctctcccttcctccccaATTACAAACGAACCCTTGAGCCTTGAATCCTATCACTCCTGCGTGGAGATGGTGCCAATTAAACTGGAAATTGGCCAAAGCAGTCGATCAACAAAACGCTCTGACAGTGAGCCGACATCCCCCTTGTCTGACCAGGTTGTGACATTTTACCCTGCCAATGAGAACGAAGCTGAGGATGAGGAGTTGTCAGTTGCAGTGATGAAGAGTAGTGTGAGCAGCGGAGAGAGCATTGAGGTGCTTGGAACAGAAAGGTCTTTCAGAAATCATGCGTCCATGGTTAACATAGAGTTGGGAGCAGTGAAACATAATCATTTACCACCTCAACCTTATGTTCCTGTTGTTCCTGTGGAGGTGTTGAGGAGAAGGGTGATGGATAGGAGAGCTATCAGTGAGGACAGCATAGAGATCCTAAGCACCACCGACTCCATCATCCCCGAAGACCTACGTGCCTCCTGCTCCTCTGTTATCCAAGAGGAGACTCAGGAGCTGGAGGAAAATGAAAGCAACTTGGTTAAACCCACCAGCACCACCCTCAGCCAAGAGCAGAGCTCAGTTGACCAGAGCACTCAGGAGATGGAAAACATGATTCTGGTCCAGGAAGGAGGCACACCAGGACAGGAGCGAACTGGAACAAGACAGGAAGAGGCAGCATGTGCTGGTCCTGCTAACACCCCTTCAGTAGTCCTCACCCCACCTCATTCTCCTGTTCACCTCTCTCAAGACGAGGCTTCCATTGAGGTGTGTCCTGTTGTAGGGCTTCTTCCTTTCTCATTCTTGGAGGAACCATCCAGGATTGGTTGGGAAGACATGTCAGATCGCACCAGTTATGTCAGCACCTCAGCCTCGGACTCCACCGTCCCAGTTGTTCACCAAAGTAACGGACGGAAGTCTCGGCGACACTGCAGTCGGACGGGAAGGGCCGCATTACAGTTCATAAGACAGTTCCCATTTGCAGGTCACGCGGTGTTTAGTCTGTTGAGTGGCCGTACGGTGGTGGTGCTCGGCGGCGACGAAAGGACTGTCCGACAAGTGGTCACAGCACTATCTGTCTTCTTGCCAAACCAAGGCAGATATAAAGAAAGCATCCAGCCCTGGATATCTACACCACCTCAGCTCACCGACCTGCTCTCCTGGAAACTCATCGGCTTCAGCaggtatatacacatatacacacagccATAGAAATCCGTCACTGCTCACAGCAAGTTATCAGGACCGATAGACGAAGTATACTGCAGTACTACTGAACTTTTATCCATTACCCAAAACAGCAGGCTATTCCTACTGTAGATAGTAACTGTTTAACTGATCACTAAAGGCCCATGCCAAATAGTTTGGGTATTAACTGTATTTAGTAGGATCATCTAAGGACTCACAACTCTGATGAATCAACAAATATGTGTCACTAAGCATGAAAAGTGAGCTGTAACAATTAGCCCCTGGTAATGTTTATGAACCGGTCGGAGCCCACAGCTGTGGGTTATGTTTACAAAGATGTTCTTTGCTTTGAGAGACATGGGATATTTATCACGGTTGGACATGATTTAAGATCTCAACAAACTCATTGGTCGGCTTACAAATTCACTTCAGGCTTCACAGAAAAGAGTAATTTGATGTTGAGGTAGAACAGCTCATGTTAAATCACTGACTGTCTTCACTTTACAGTGTTAAAACATTCAGTGCGAGAGAGAAGATTTATATAAGGATTGTAGTGTGTTTTGATTACCATTACTAAAAAGGTCTCAGCAATTCaaatgatgacatcacacattTCCTTTTAGAGACAAGGAGCCATTGAATTTAAACCCTAAATTATTGTTATGTTACATTTTACTGATGCTTAAAACAACTACTCCAGAGAATATATTTGGTTTATAACAGTGGACATGAACTGTCATGACTGACATTAACATTCATAGCTTTAGTTACATTTACAAATAGTGAGTagaaagcaaataaaaggaaaatgtacCTTTATTTTCCATGTCCTGGTCCATTATAGCGTGAAATGGATAATTGCGAATACTTTTTTTGCCCGTCATTCTgcattttttcatcaaaaatattCATGGTCCGTAATGCCTTAATGCAAAACTATGCAGATTTAACATGCCATGACCAGCAATGACTGTCTCACTGTTGAATTCCCAAACGAATACTGCTTAAGCattaagtgttaaaaaaaaaaccacacacaagtCAGAGTTTCCATTTTGTATATAATCTGTTTGATACTGTTGTTATTTGTTCTCTGTGGAGGGACAACAAAGCGGCAGAGCGTTCTATGTCTATTGATGTTTAAAGGCAGGATGTAGAGCTGTTTTTATTCCCTCAGCCTGTGAAAGTACTCATTGATGTACCAGgatggatttcaaaatgtaaacaaactatttatacattttattccGCTGACATATTATATCAGATCAATTGCCTCAAGGATTTAATTTTCAAGGAGATCATTGTAAGAACACTCAAAAGAGTACtcaattataaaaaaaaagttccttttAAATATAAGAAAATAGAACATAGATGATAATTGCTGATCTGTTAGTACTTTGGAAATATTTTTCCTTTCGTGGTTGGTACATGACAGTATGTAAGATGATAATATAACAAATATTAAACCTAAATTAATGTTATATTCATTGTAATTCTCTGTCTATATGTATCTTATGAACTCATAAGAAATTATACATGTAGGGCAAACGTAATTCTGAGGTCATCCACTAGAGTGTGCTGCATGCTTTACATGCCTGGTTTAACTTCATGTCGAACAGAGAAGCTGTTTTAGTACACTCATTTTAATGCATATGCTGCCATTTGTATGAAACCCATGTTTAAATTCTGCTGCCTTCTCTGATTCTCTGCCACCATAGGATGTCCTGGCCTACAAGTCCCAGCATGCCTCATTCCTTGGGAGGCTACAGTCGTTACCTCAGCATTTTGGACATTGACCAGAAGTCACTGCGTTGTCCTGTCTACAGGGGTTCTCTGATTGGTCCGTTGGTGGATCCCCGGACCCAGATAACACGAGGCAGCACGTATTATTTGTTTGCACACAGTGTCCTTACCAGACTCGTTTCTAGAGCCTTCCTCCTGACCTTCTCCCACAACCTTCACCTTCCCAACGACCCCAGCATCGAAGACGACAGATTTGAACGCTTGCTGTGCGGACTTCATGAGGATGACAAGAGGGTCCTCCACTTCCTGTCAGAGCTCATAAGACTGCGCTTCACAGGAGCTCCGCCCACTATTCTCAGGTTTAGCTACAGTGCATGTACACTGTTTAAACTCTGAATCTCGcacctgcacacgcacacacacacacacacacacacatgcccaagACATAGAGGATCACCGCACAGTTTGTATTTCATCTTTGTAGATAGCTACTGCCAAACATTAGGAAATCCAGCAAAACTGGCATCATAGCATATAGTGCTGTTGTATGGGTCTTTCCATCATGTTTACACTGTCAGATTTCTCTACACactgatatttttcttttcagaaaacaaTTTTTCATTTAGGATGATAATTGCAATAGATTATAAATACAGTCAGTATTCCTTAATGCTCtcactgtgaatattttgaCACATATTGTTTTTGATAGCTTTCTccttttctgaaatatttctacCACTAAATAATGTGTCAAAagttctcacacagacacaataccACTACTGATTTTCTGACATATTTTGTTAAGAACATACCTGACCTCATGTGAGTTGTTCTTCACAATCTAAAGCCCGGTGTGGTTTGCAGCAGTAGTGCTTCTCAGCCAATGCCTTGGACCGCTTTGAGATCTATAGCCGAATCTGCCTGGCTTAAGCTAATCTGTAATATCTTGGGAAAAGCCGGGTTTATCTTAAAACATCCTTCTAAAAGCTGTTGTTACCCAGCAGTGCTGCTGCTCTGTGACTGTTGTGAGGCAAAACATTTCGCTCTGTGAATTAGTCAATAAAGTCTTGATGACTTGAGCTTTAAGTTGAATTTAtggaattaaaaatgaaacaatataAACAGTATGTGTTCATCATCATGACTAGGACGTTATGAGGAATCTGTTGTTGGCAGCAGTCAtatttaaatgtactgtagACTGAATCTTTACTGgaaattttatttaatgttgtttacCACGACGGAATCCTCCAACCCTCCTTTGAAAAGGcggagtgcaaaaaaaaaaagagacttgtatttcaaacaacaaacagcatttGAAGGTTAGCTGACGCAGCATTAAAAAATACACTGATATAATTTCTATACCTTTTGTGCCTTCACTGATTTCTTTCCCTGTCATTACACTAGAGCACATTATAGATTGAAGTTTAACACATTTCACGGACTGTGAATGCTGAATATCAAGACACTGATGACAGTTTCCTCACCTAGAAACAGCTAGAGTGTTTAAGGTCAAGATTTGAACCAGACTTTCATGTTATTGTTGTCAAGACAACATTTGTGGCCCCTTGAGTGTCAAACTTGCCCTTCCTCATAGTGCAGGGCATGGTTTTACGTGTAATGGCTCTTTCTGACTTACGTCAGTGAAATTGCTGGTGTAACGGTGTTTATGTGAAAGACTTCTTCAAATCTCAGCCTGACTCAgcctgttgttttctgttcaaGATGCTCATCACAGTTATTAGAGCAAGTGATTTTCCATCACCATTCAGTGTCACTTTAAAGGTGAGAATCCatgatgaaaagatgaaaaggtgATGAAAGTATAAAGAGCTGGTGAGCCTTTCCTTTAGTTTACTGGAGTAAACTGTAGCTGTAATTGcacagtgactttttttttctttttgaggcAGAATTTTTAAGCCTTTCAAAATGATTAGCACACAGGTAAAAAACTGCTGATTCAAAATCTGAGGGAGTCAAATGTACCTAGCTGCTATTAAGCAATCAACATAACAGTACTCCATTTCAAAGCAGTTATTTTAAAGTGCTGATTAATTCAAAGGGTAGAACTGATAATATTCAGTCCATTTTATCACAGTTATTGTGATCTAAAAACTGCAACAGCGATTGATTATGCTGCTTCGAGATCAATTGCAGAAACGGCACAAACATCCACGGTTTCTAAGCTTTCAGTGAAATTTGCTTCCAACGCgtttttgagtctgtgtgtgtcctgtatggAATCTTTGCATGCCCATAGTGTGAAGTGTATTTTTGTAAACACCagaaaaataatatattaaataaaGAGTGCTGACTtcagatgttgtttttctttggagttttcttttattaaacCATCGTTGTACAATCAGGAGAACCATTCAATGGAAAAAGGAGCTAGAGAAACCCACAAACTGGCTGTTTTTTAAACCGATGCTAATGCTTAGAAAAACACTGTTCAGTTTTGGGTTCGTTTATGGCATCTGTGACAACGAAATAgcaacatttacaaaaatgtaaagatttGTTTCAGAAATAGAACGCAACTCAACAGCCACTGAAATATCGCCTCCCGCTCAAAAAATATCCCTTCCCCTGTAATTCTCATTACACAAAATACCATAGAGGACCGATACTATTTTCTTCCAGAAGCATCATCTCTATATTACAAAGCAGcaatttttcattctgtgacTGAGCTCAGAAAGCTTCGAGAAATAATTATGTAAGAACAGTATCTCCCCAGGATAAAATGAGTCATAAGAACTAATTTGacattcaaggaaaaaaaaaaaaaaaaacatgagctggagttttgttttattttgggacCTTATGAACTGGATCATACTCAACAGAACTTCTCGCAATGAAAGACTCTACGTGTAAGGGAGCTGCAAATACAGAGAATTAAGAATAATTCAGACAAAAAAGTGTTCTATAAAACAATTACAACATAAATTATGAAACAGCTgagcaaaaaaatgtttgtggaaATACTACAAGATTTTAAACAGCCGTTTTTGCCATTGCACACTGATCCTTACTAAGGACAACAATGCCTTCAAAGACCCTGGTAGACACAAGACTTGTGTTCTCACAAAAGGGAGTGAACACCAGGAGTGGGACGGAGCTCTCGTCAGTTGCCATAGAAATACCAATCAGCAGTTCAGGCATTTGACGGACAGCAAACAAAAGCCTGGATGTCCATCTCTTTATTTCTCCCCTTGGCTCTGATGTACACTTATACTAATAGTGTGTAAAAGAGCAGCCTCCACCTCTCTGCATCATCTGCAGGATCCTGTGCTTCTCAGGGGTCAGATTTAGGACCTACAGGGtccaaaagacagacagattgtAACAGGTTAAGTATCTTTTTAAAACCAGTCTTTGACGTatgttaattacattttaatttccaTCAGTACACGGCAAAGATGGAGATGTCTCTTACACTGAACTCCAGTAGTTGCCTGAGATTGAACTGCCAAGGACAAGCAgatctggtaaaataaaacaaaacacacacacacagacaaaataaatacgGAGTAGGGTAAGTGGCTGTAGACATGATCATAGTTCCAGTGGAAAACATCAAACCAATCTGCCCAAACATGTGAACCTTGATGTATTTCTTCTAAATGTAACACTTCATACACATGGATAAATTGTGCACATTGGATGGCAGCTCTTACTCATTCCAGGAAGCTAGCAGCTCATTGGTCGGATAGCTGTTATGGTTTAGAGTCAAACTGCAGTCTTgaaaaaacaggccaatgaagTTGGCGATGAAAGAGTGTTCCGACGCGTCTTTTACtctacaaagagaaaacaagaagaatATTGAGGTGAGAGTGAAGGTGAAAGGTGCCACGGAGATAATAATGACAACCTGGACATACTTTGCGGGAGGTTTGTGTCGTTCCTCGAACAGTTCCTCgagaacagaacacaggagaACATGAAGAACATCCGGCTGTCCGACCAGTCTGTAGTACAGCCAATGCAGAGCCCAGGGGTTCaactgcacacatgcacaaacacagcacaaaagtATTAGAGGAAACGCAAGCATTTACCCATGTTACAAAAAGGTTCTTCATATTAAACTAGAAAATACTACACTAaactattacacacactggaCCTACCAGACACCAGACTATAGGACGACTAAAACAGAACTTAAACTGGGCACAGAATGTTAGTTTTGTATCGTAACAGAATAATCAATACGCTCAGGTCTATgtcacaaacaggaaaacaaacggACATTCATTTACaacactaacaaaaaaaaagggtggtAAAGGACAAGCCAATGAGAAAACCGTACCTTAAAAGCCATGATGACGTTTAGAATGGGGCTAAGTCGTGATTGGAGGATGCGCAGTGCTAAGGCCTGAGTAGCCAATAGCAACATAGCCTGAtcctgagaagacaaaaaataaacaaacaaaatttttaaagagaaaacacatcatATGGCCACAAGACAAAACTCTCAGCGTTAAACATCCTCATCAATAGCCATCATGTCATTAATCATAAACAGTAACAGACTCATACAAATCAGATTATTCAGAACCTCTATGGAGGGTCTGCCATAGTAAAAGGGTCTGCCAGAGATCAGATCATTTAAAACCATATTTTTATATCCACAGGGCTAAAACAGTAAGTAAATGAGAATCTTCTTGTTTAAAATCAGCTTTGTTCTGTCTGACAGAGTGGAATTACTAGGTTAAAAACAGTAGTTGGAACCGAGCATTAAGCTCCGCTGTAGAAGAAACAGTTTATTGTGTGCATGGTTCTGTGTCTGGGGTTGtattcacactcacagtctgAAAAGTCTTAGGGATGTGGATTCGAAAGGCTGTGTTCAGCTCCATCAGGACTGAAAAGGTGACATCTCTGCTTGTCTAAACAGGTTGACACACATTACCAACACAGagctgtgtacacacacacgccaaagCAGAGTCATGtgacaattacacacacacaacgtatCACAACAAACTGGGATAGCGGACATACCATCTGAAAA encodes:
- the smcr8b gene encoding guanine nucleotide exchange protein smcr8b produces the protein MFTSPDLLAFTKEDELREAPSDQCAVPDELSVPLFPYSGDATPWSKTSSTKFHKDFILVSEFSEQVGPQPLLTIPPGAKACGSFDLNNFSLRIMSVDYQASSSSPGGCSNPKLNFIEDSKVVLADSKDGAYAYVHYLTLYDLEARGFVRPLCLAYVSSDEGKIMQQFPRLCVEFSKASECLKTGNRKNFANELEKKLRDLEYTRTILLKELEEDSFKGRAESQGEGEDLTVNNKSVLERKKEEEKQSNGSCAIREEEETKNTMGLSGALDPGKTENTSALERENALNITTDLLGEGEEGRERDGSKLSNMREEGKKTGPEDEKQNMGCPAVQSAKRGDELVCVDKAIREHKGLLRQVTSYPNRKLKDPEFLPYESDDSSHSFEVNILSQGPEAQFHSLSNDFTSISLFSHTPQVVSCTASKRFDKQLKTLQELCDEYFHEQALEQLRSIEKHFRGDACHLHVRQLCQSLLQNLKTTNFLFEDPCDVEEEEDYTGMLFDRGGAKPVCPSLSLPSSPITNEPLSLESYHSCVEMVPIKLEIGQSSRSTKRSDSEPTSPLSDQVVTFYPANENEAEDEELSVAVMKSSVSSGESIEVLGTERSFRNHASMVNIELGAVKHNHLPPQPYVPVVPVEVLRRRVMDRRAISEDSIEILSTTDSIIPEDLRASCSSVIQEETQELEENESNLVKPTSTTLSQEQSSVDQSTQEMENMILVQEGGTPGQERTGTRQEEAACAGPANTPSVVLTPPHSPVHLSQDEASIEVCPVVGLLPFSFLEEPSRIGWEDMSDRTSYVSTSASDSTVPVVHQSNGRKSRRHCSRTGRAALQFIRQFPFAGHAVFSLLSGRTVVVLGGDERTVRQVVTALSVFLPNQGRYKESIQPWISTPPQLTDLLSWKLIGFSRMSWPTSPSMPHSLGGYSRYLSILDIDQKSLRCPVYRGSLIGPLVDPRTQITRGSTYYLFAHSVLTRLVSRAFLLTFSHNLHLPNDPSIEDDRFERLLCGLHEDDKRVLHFLSELIRLRFTGAPPTILRFSYSACTLFKL